In one window of Bemisia tabaci chromosome 4, PGI_BMITA_v3 DNA:
- the LOC140224468 gene encoding fatty-acid amide hydrolase 2-like: MRFSVGCTLRDGMKAMENGAAVEKLVKAGAIPILVSNTPELCCSIETYNFITGRTNNPYNRFRTSGGSSGGEAALLGSGASVIGIGSDMGGSIRVPAMFNGVYGHKPTPGIIDLTGHFPLDPSPDFQKVLCIGPMTRYAEDLTPMFKILAGDKASSLNLDHKVPVNNLNVFYLDNCGYPLGNNQPTREIKKKIHQAVNHFKSKSCKCEKADLPEWDDSTEISLASFFGSILKSVNKTLNNMSIKFSLPHEAVKFILGAPTFTLATIHFTALLTFKAFIPKKRREMYVVEAETLKKKLTNLLKDNGVLLCPTSAQPAFYHGLFPLKQTLTCQAFLFNILHLPATNVPLGLNSQGLPIGLQVVAGPGQDKLCFQVAEELEAAFGGWVPPPSSY; the protein is encoded by the exons ATGAGGTTCAGTGTGGGATGCACTCTACGAGACGGCATGAAAGCCATGGAGAACGGTGCAGCGGTGGAAAAGCTCGTCAAAGCTGGCGCTATACCGATATTAGTCTCCAATACTCCAGAATTATGCTGTTCCATCGAGACTTATAATTTCATCACGGGAAGGACGAACAATCCGTACAATAGATTCCGTACATCTGGAGGATCTTCCGGAGGAGAG GCAGCTCTCCTTGGTTCTGGAGCATCAGTTATTGGAATCGGATCAGATATGGGTGGCTCAATCAGGGTTCCTGCAATGTTCAACGGAGTCTACGGGCATAAACCAACACCTG GCATTATTGACTTGACTGGTCATTTCCCGCTCGATCCAAGCCCAGATTTCCAAAAAGTTTTATGTATTGGTCCAATGACGCGATACGCCGAAGATCTAACACCAATGTTCAAAATATTAGCCGGTGATAAAGCATCGTCGTTAAATCTCGATCAcaag GTTCCAGTTAACAATTTAAATGTGTTCTACTTAGATAATTGTGGATATCCACTTGGGAATAACCAACCGACACgagaaattaagaagaaaattcatcAAGCAGTGAACCACTTTAAAAGTAAAAGCTGTAAATGCGAAAAG GCAGATCTTCCAGAGTGGGACGATTCGACCGAAATCAGTTTGGCTAGTTTCTTTGGATCGATACTGAAATCCGTCAATAAAACTCTCAACAACATGTCAATAAAG ttttccttGCCTCACGAGGCCGTTAAATTCATCCTCGGAGCACCAACGTTCACACTCGCGACGATCCATTTCACGGCGCTTCTCACATTCAAAGCCTTCATACCCAAGAAACGGAGGGAAATGTACGTAGTAGAGGCTGAAACACTCAAGAAAAAACTCACC AATCTATTGAAAGACAATGGTGTTCTCCTGTGCCCAACCAGTGCTCAACCAGCATTTTACCATGGACTTTTCCCACTGAAGCAAACACTCACGTGTCAAGCCTTTCTTTTCAATATTCTTCATTTACCAGCGACCAACGTGCCTTTAGGACTTAACTCGCAGGGTCTTCCAATCGGTCTCCAG GTTGTGGCAGGTCCAGGCCAAGACAAACTGTGTTTCCAAGTGGCAGAGGAGCTGGAGGCTGCGTTCGGTGGATGGGTTCCTCCGCCAAGTTCTTATTAG